The sequence below is a genomic window from Caloramator mitchellensis.
TATATGTATTTTTAATAAAAAATTTGAATCTGCATATTGACATTTTTCAAAATTTTGTGGTAATCTAATTACAAGAAAAGCTTTTCACGATTAGATAATTATTTATTATGTTTAGAAGAGTTATTTTATTGATTAAATTATATTTATTTCTTTTTGCTAAGGATTCACTTTTGTTTGGAGGATTGAGATGGGACTAAATATAAAAGATATTGCAAGGATGGCTAATGTATCACCTGCAACTGTTTCAAGGGTTATAAATGGAACAGGAAATGTCAATGAAGAAAATAGGCAAAGGGTTTTGAAGGTTCTTGAAGAAACAGGTTACAAGCCGAATGCCCTGGCAAGAGGGTTATTGAGAAATAGAACAAATGTTATTGGAATAATAGTCCCAGACCTTTCTAACATTAATTTTGCTGAATATGTTAAGGGAATAGAAAATGAAGCTAAAAAGTATGATTACAACATTATTTTAACAACCTCGGGAAATAGTGCAGAAAATGAGATTTCATATTTTCAACTATTTAAGGAAAAGAGACTTGACGGGATAATATTTTCAGGGACAATATTTACTAAAAAACATAAGAGGGAGATTGATAAAACCGATATACCTGTCCTTGTTTTTGGACAAAACTTTGGGGACAATAAGCTAATCAGCATGAATATAGATAACCAGTCTGCAGCCTATGAGGCGACAAAAATATTGTTATCAAAGGGAGCTAAAAAAATTTGTATGATTACTGGACCCCTTTGGGACAGGGCAGCTGGATATGATAGATATAGCGGCTTTTTAAAGGCATTGGCTGAAGAGGGTATAAGCCCAAATTCAGTTCCGATTGAAGAAGGAGATTTTACAATAAACAGCGGATATAAGTCTATGAAAAATATTTTAAAGAGGTATGAGGTAGATGCAGTTTTAGCTGCTAATGACTACATGGCACTTGGAGCAATAAGATGCCTTTTTGATGAAAACAAAAAAATACCCGAAGATGTTCAGGTAATGGGATTTGATGATATTGTTATATCAGATATATATAACCCTTCCCTTTCAACTGTTAGAATTGATTTTTATAATGCAGGAAAACTCTCAGCAAGAAAGCTTATAAAGGCAATAGAAGGGGAAAAGGTTGAGGAAAATATAATAATTCCTTATGAAATTGTATTAAGAGGTAGCACAAAATAATTTAAGGTGCATAGGGCTTGTGTCCTTATGACACCTATAATTTGAAGATGCAAGAAAAGCTTTTCACAAGTTTATAAGTAGTTTCAATCTATTAGAGAGGGAAACTACAACAAATAAAACAATCAAAAACAGGGGGGTTCATGAAAATGAAAAAAGGCTTAGCAATTTTAATGGCTCTTTTCCTGATTGGGGGAATGTTTGCAGGATGCTCCAAGAAGGAAGAAAAACAATCAGTAGTAATTTACCAGAACAAGGTTGAAATCAACGATGCTCTCACAAAGTTTGCAGCTGACTACACTAAGGAAACTGGAGTAGAAGTTATAGTAAAGACATCAGGCGGAGATTCACCGTATGCAGAACATTTAAAGGCTGAATTCCAATCAGACAGACAACCAGATATATTCGTAATAGAAGGTATGGGCGGATACAATACATGGCAATCAAAACTTGAA
It includes:
- a CDS encoding LacI family DNA-binding transcriptional regulator produces the protein MGLNIKDIARMANVSPATVSRVINGTGNVNEENRQRVLKVLEETGYKPNALARGLLRNRTNVIGIIVPDLSNINFAEYVKGIENEAKKYDYNIILTTSGNSAENEISYFQLFKEKRLDGIIFSGTIFTKKHKREIDKTDIPVLVFGQNFGDNKLISMNIDNQSAAYEATKILLSKGAKKICMITGPLWDRAAGYDRYSGFLKALAEEGISPNSVPIEEGDFTINSGYKSMKNILKRYEVDAVLAANDYMALGAIRCLFDENKKIPEDVQVMGFDDIVISDIYNPSLSTVRIDFYNAGKLSARKLIKAIEGEKVEENIIIPYEIVLRGSTK
- a CDS encoding ABC transporter substrate-binding protein, with protein sequence MKKGLAILMALFLIGGMFAGCSKKEEKQSVVIYQNKVEINDALTKFAADYTKETGVEVIVKTSGGDSPYAEHLKAEFQSDRQPDIFVIEGMGGYNTWQSKLEPFEGDEWIDLTDLEFTVDGKVYGFPVAVEAWGMAYNAEMLEKAGIDPSTLTSQEAYKAAFEKLDSMKKELGITSVVAMAA